The proteins below come from a single Nocardiopsis gilva YIM 90087 genomic window:
- a CDS encoding inorganic phosphate transporter: MSPETPALLAVILVALVFAYTNGFQDAANSLATSISTRALGPRAAVIMAASMNMIGAFLGEGVARTIGQNIIAPPEGADGLNVLFAALVGAIVWNIATWYKGMPSSASHALVGGMIGAALASSSTVEWSGVGVRFALPMLLSPLIGGAGGFLVMLAIMWLFRRASPRRVGRRFKLAQSVSAAAMSLGNGLQDAQKTMGVVVLALVTTGYQVSYDVPVWVVAAAAVAMSLGTLTGGWRIMRTLGRRVMHLDPPTGFAAESTVAVVSYATSFIWQVPISSTHTITSAIIGVGATRRLSAIRWGVAGNIVAVWLLTLPGAAAIAALTYGLVKAIAL, encoded by the coding sequence GTGTCCCCTGAAACCCCCGCGCTCCTCGCCGTCATCCTTGTGGCGCTGGTGTTCGCTTACACGAACGGCTTCCAGGACGCCGCCAACTCGCTGGCGACGTCGATCTCGACGCGGGCACTGGGCCCGCGCGCCGCCGTCATCATGGCCGCGAGCATGAACATGATCGGTGCGTTCCTGGGCGAGGGCGTGGCGCGGACGATCGGGCAGAACATCATCGCGCCACCCGAGGGCGCCGACGGCCTCAACGTCCTGTTCGCCGCCTTGGTCGGCGCCATCGTGTGGAACATCGCGACCTGGTACAAGGGCATGCCGTCGTCCGCCTCACACGCCCTGGTCGGCGGGATGATCGGGGCGGCGCTGGCGTCGTCCTCGACCGTGGAGTGGTCCGGCGTGGGGGTCAGGTTCGCGCTGCCGATGCTGCTGTCGCCGCTGATCGGCGGGGCGGGCGGTTTCCTGGTGATGCTGGCGATCATGTGGCTGTTCCGCCGCGCCAGCCCGCGCCGGGTCGGGCGCCGGTTCAAGCTGGCGCAGAGCGTCTCGGCGGCCGCGATGTCGCTGGGGAACGGGCTGCAGGACGCGCAGAAGACGATGGGCGTCGTGGTCCTCGCCCTGGTCACCACCGGGTACCAGGTTTCCTACGACGTTCCGGTGTGGGTGGTCGCGGCGGCAGCGGTGGCGATGTCGCTGGGGACGCTCACCGGGGGCTGGCGGATCATGCGGACGCTGGGCCGCCGGGTGATGCATCTCGATCCGCCCACGGGTTTCGCGGCGGAGAGCACGGTCGCGGTGGTGTCCTATGCGACCTCGTTCATCTGGCAGGTGCCGATCTCCAGCACCCACACCATCACGTCGGCCATCATCGGGGTCGGTGCGACCCGGCGGCTGTCGGCGATCCGCTGGGGTGTGGCCGGGAACATCGTCGCGGTCTGGCTGCTGACGCTCCCGGGCGCCGCCGCGATCGCCGCCCTCACCTACGGCCTGGTGAAGGCCATAGCGCTCTAG
- a CDS encoding ABC transporter ATP-binding protein, with protein MTPSDQVSHDRGDDQTARAGGRGAPLISCRGVGRTLGGRRRRVAALRGVDLEIAAGESVAVVGRSGSGKSTLVGVLTGLDRPQSGTLGIGGVADVWSVPERERRVVRRRFGWIPQDALTSFDPRYAAGDVVAEALPGAADVDTASAVAALFERVGLAPELMTRRPATLSGGERQRVAVARALAVDPDVLVADEPTSGLDVVTQERVLDVIAAQRRIGAGADRRDRTLILVTHDLRIARRMADRVVVLDGGGVAADVPVAALDTGGSALRRLVEATPAL; from the coding sequence ATGACGCCATCGGACCAGGTGTCCCACGACCGGGGAGACGACCAGACCGCCAGGGCGGGCGGGCGCGGCGCCCCGCTGATCTCGTGCCGAGGGGTGGGCCGCACGCTCGGCGGTCGGCGTCGGCGCGTGGCGGCGCTGCGCGGCGTGGACCTGGAGATCGCCGCGGGCGAGTCCGTCGCGGTCGTCGGACGCAGCGGGTCGGGCAAGTCGACGCTCGTCGGGGTGCTCACCGGCCTCGACCGGCCGCAGAGCGGCACGTTGGGCATCGGTGGCGTGGCCGACGTGTGGAGCGTGCCGGAGCGCGAGCGCAGGGTGGTGCGGCGGCGTTTCGGGTGGATCCCGCAGGACGCGCTGACCTCGTTCGATCCGCGCTATGCCGCCGGAGACGTGGTCGCGGAGGCGCTGCCGGGTGCCGCGGACGTGGATACCGCGTCGGCCGTCGCGGCGCTGTTCGAGCGCGTCGGCCTCGCACCGGAGCTGATGACGCGGCGGCCGGCCACGCTGTCGGGCGGCGAACGCCAGCGGGTCGCGGTGGCGCGGGCGCTGGCGGTGGATCCCGACGTGCTCGTCGCCGACGAACCCACCAGCGGCCTGGATGTGGTGACCCAGGAGCGGGTGCTGGACGTGATCGCCGCTCAGCGGCGCATCGGTGCGGGTGCGGACCGCAGGGACCGGACGCTCATCCTGGTCACGCACGATCTGCGGATCGCGCGCCGGATGGCGGACCGGGTGGTCGTGCTGGACGGAGGAGGTGTCGCAGCCGATGTCCCCGTCGCGGCCCTGGACACCGGCGGCTCCGCGCTGCGGCGGCTGGTGGAGGCCACTCCGGCCCTCTGA
- the purM gene encoding phosphoribosylformylglycinamidine cyclo-ligase encodes MAEGANTTPAYAAAGVDIAAGERAVDLMKQHVARTRRPEQVTDASGFAGLFRLDVAKYRAPVLSTSTDGVGTKVLLAQQMDKHDTIGVDLVGMVVDDLVVSGAEPLFMTDYIACGSVVPERIAEIVSGIAEGCHQAGCALIGGETAEHPGAMEPDEYDLAGAGTGVVEADAVLGPDRVRAGDAVIAMASSGPHSNGYSLIRHVVDDADLDLYGHVPELGGVLGEVLLTPTRIYAKDCLALTAGAEVHAFSHITGGGLASNLARSLPDTVDITIDRSGWTPDPVFSYIAERGKISREDMESTFNMGVGMVAIVAADSADRALAVLAERGLHAWNMGSVTPGSGQVRLVGDHA; translated from the coding sequence GTGGCAGAGGGTGCCAACACCACACCGGCCTACGCCGCCGCCGGTGTCGACATCGCCGCCGGGGAGCGCGCCGTCGACCTGATGAAGCAGCACGTGGCGCGCACCCGCCGACCCGAGCAGGTCACCGACGCCAGCGGCTTCGCCGGGCTGTTCCGCCTGGACGTCGCGAAGTACCGCGCCCCCGTGCTGTCCACCTCCACCGACGGGGTGGGCACCAAGGTGCTGCTGGCCCAGCAGATGGACAAGCACGACACCATCGGCGTCGACCTGGTCGGCATGGTCGTCGACGACCTCGTGGTCAGTGGCGCCGAGCCGCTGTTCATGACCGACTACATCGCCTGCGGTTCGGTGGTCCCCGAGCGCATCGCCGAGATCGTCAGCGGGATCGCCGAGGGCTGCCACCAGGCGGGCTGCGCGCTCATCGGGGGCGAGACCGCCGAACACCCCGGCGCCATGGAGCCCGACGAGTACGACCTGGCGGGCGCGGGCACCGGCGTCGTCGAGGCCGACGCCGTCCTGGGCCCCGACCGCGTGCGGGCGGGCGACGCGGTCATCGCGATGGCCTCCTCGGGCCCGCACTCCAACGGGTACTCGCTGATCCGGCACGTGGTCGACGACGCCGACCTGGACCTGTACGGGCACGTCCCGGAGCTGGGCGGCGTGCTGGGCGAGGTGCTGCTGACCCCCACCCGGATCTACGCCAAGGACTGCCTGGCGCTGACCGCCGGGGCCGAGGTGCACGCCTTCTCCCACATCACCGGCGGGGGCCTGGCGTCGAACCTGGCCCGTTCGCTGCCCGACACCGTCGACATCACCATCGACCGCTCGGGATGGACGCCCGACCCGGTGTTCTCCTACATCGCCGAGCGGGGCAAGATCTCCCGAGAGGACATGGAGTCCACGTTCAACATGGGCGTGGGCATGGTCGCGATCGTCGCCGCCGACTCCGCCGACCGGGCGCTCGCCGTGCTGGCGGAGCGCGGCCTGCACGCGTGGAACATGGGGTCGGTGACCCCGGGATCCGGCCAGGTGCGCCTTGTCGGCGACCACGCCTGA
- a CDS encoding ATP-binding cassette domain-containing protein, giving the protein MSSTVLTISGLRVEIAGRRLIDGLDLALASGEITALVGRSGSGKSLTARAVAGLLPEGAAARGQALLDRGRGRSEDLLGLSPYRLRRLRGAAIGYVFQESQAALNPTVTVGGHLRETLKAHDVPRSHRRNRGLAALRQAGLPAPEQLWSAYPFELSGGQAQRVALALATALDPRLLIADEVTSALDPVTQAGVLDILRTGARAGQRAVLLITHDLAVAGRWADRLAVLDGGRIVESGPSCQVLRDPAHPFTAELVRASGVATDGGDRARADVPPGMAGERA; this is encoded by the coding sequence TTGAGCAGCACCGTGCTGACGATCTCCGGGCTGAGGGTCGAGATCGCGGGCCGGCGCCTCATCGACGGGCTCGACCTCGCCCTGGCGTCGGGCGAGATCACCGCACTGGTCGGCCGCAGCGGCAGTGGCAAGAGCCTCACGGCTCGTGCGGTGGCGGGCCTGCTGCCCGAGGGGGCGGCGGCGAGGGGCCAGGCGCTGCTGGACCGGGGCCGGGGCCGCTCCGAGGACCTGCTCGGGCTGTCCCCCTACCGCCTGCGGCGGCTGCGCGGCGCGGCGATCGGCTATGTCTTCCAGGAGTCCCAGGCCGCCCTGAACCCCACGGTCACCGTGGGCGGGCACCTCCGGGAGACCCTCAAAGCCCACGACGTTCCCCGCTCCCACCGCAGGAACCGGGGGCTGGCCGCGCTGCGCCAGGCCGGGCTGCCCGCCCCCGAGCAGCTGTGGTCGGCCTACCCCTTCGAGCTGTCGGGTGGCCAGGCGCAGCGCGTCGCGCTGGCGCTCGCCACCGCGCTCGACCCGCGACTCCTCATCGCCGACGAGGTCACCTCCGCGCTGGACCCGGTGACCCAGGCCGGGGTGCTGGACATCCTGCGCACCGGAGCGCGGGCCGGGCAGCGCGCGGTGCTGCTCATCACCCACGACCTCGCCGTCGCGGGCCGCTGGGCCGATCGGCTGGCCGTGCTCGACGGGGGCCGGATCGTGGAGAGCGGGCCGTCGTGCCAGGTCCTACGGGACCCCGCCCACCCGTTCACCGCTGAGCTGGTGCGGGCCAGCGGGGTCGCGACCGACGGCGGGGACCGGGCGCGGGCGGACGTGCCGCCGGGTATGGCGGGGGAGCGGGCATGA
- a CDS encoding serine protease inhibitor, which yields MKRVTVAAFVLASATSLGVGIPAAANAAVTDQGAPAQKSASFCKGKQEWPELAGAPAKMAKEIIERENPYVTAKILPEGSPVTLDFRCDRVWLFHEVDSPQLLLVNVPRVG from the coding sequence ATGAAGCGCGTCACCGTTGCCGCCTTCGTTCTCGCCTCGGCCACAAGCCTGGGGGTGGGCATCCCGGCGGCTGCCAATGCCGCCGTCACCGACCAGGGCGCTCCCGCGCAGAAGTCCGCATCGTTCTGCAAGGGCAAGCAGGAGTGGCCCGAGCTGGCCGGTGCCCCCGCGAAGATGGCCAAGGAGATCATCGAGCGGGAGAACCCCTACGTCACGGCCAAGATCCTGCCCGAGGGAAGCCCCGTGACCCTGGACTTCCGGTGTGACCGGGTGTGGCTGTTCCACGAGGTCGACAGCCCGCAGCTGCTCCTCGTGAACGTCCCCCGCGTGGGCTGA
- the bldC gene encoding developmental transcriptional regulator BldC, with the protein MSTRTPEAEPLLTPAEVATMFRVDPKTVTRWAKAGKLTSIRTLGGHRRYRETEVRALLAGIPNQRSE; encoded by the coding sequence ATGTCAACTCGCACGCCCGAGGCGGAGCCCCTGTTGACCCCTGCTGAGGTTGCCACCATGTTCCGCGTGGACCCCAAGACCGTCACGCGCTGGGCGAAGGCGGGCAAGCTGACCTCGATTCGGACCCTGGGGGGGCACCGTCGCTACCGCGAGACCGAGGTTCGGGCTCTGCTGGCTGGCATCCCCAACCAGCGCTCGGAGTGA
- a CDS encoding DUF3073 domain-containing protein, with protein MGRGRAKAKQQKVARRLKYSSGGTDLERLRSELGVAEGNTGSSDRYSEPSDSTYGDPYDDLVDRYADYADNYPGGDTSSEDESERSDSYR; from the coding sequence ATGGGGCGCGGCCGAGCCAAGGCCAAGCAGCAGAAGGTCGCTCGGAGGCTGAAGTACAGCTCCGGCGGGACCGACCTTGAACGGCTGCGGTCGGAGCTGGGTGTCGCTGAGGGCAATACGGGGAGTTCGGACCGGTATTCGGAGCCGTCGGATTCCACCTATGGGGACCCATACGACGACCTGGTCGACCGTTATGCGGACTACGCGGACAACTACCCGGGCGGCGACACGTCCTCGGAAGACGAGTCCGAGCGATCGGACAGCTACCGCTGA
- a CDS encoding sterol carrier family protein, giving the protein MPAKPSAAQRRHAALRAALDAQLAALGEDAYDGPDRPALVLAACSEAVLRARDAGLTPERFAVRAAVRGTLAELAERAPGHSLEVRVPPFGAVQVIEGPRHTRGTPPGVVETDSLTWLDLALGRTTWEEAVAAHTVSASGSRADLAALLPLWREA; this is encoded by the coding sequence ATGCCCGCGAAGCCCAGTGCCGCGCAGCGGCGCCACGCCGCCCTGCGCGCCGCACTCGACGCCCAGCTCGCAGCGCTCGGCGAGGACGCCTACGACGGCCCCGACCGGCCCGCCCTCGTCCTGGCGGCGTGCTCCGAGGCCGTGCTGCGCGCCCGCGACGCCGGGCTGACCCCGGAGCGGTTCGCGGTGCGCGCCGCTGTCCGGGGGACGCTGGCCGAACTCGCCGAGCGCGCCCCTGGGCACAGCCTGGAGGTGCGCGTGCCGCCGTTCGGCGCGGTGCAGGTGATCGAGGGGCCGCGCCACACACGCGGCACCCCGCCCGGCGTTGTGGAGACCGACTCCCTCACCTGGCTCGACCTGGCCCTGGGCCGGACGACCTGGGAGGAGGCCGTGGCCGCGCACACGGTGTCGGCGAGCGGAAGCCGGGCCGACCTCGCGGCGCTGCTGCCGCTGTGGCGGGAGGCCTGA
- a CDS encoding SMI1/KNR4 family protein, translating to MSIGFIEVFPPATADQIIGLEQHVGSPIPPAFRAFLGANNGGQPYPNYLRTNHDVSVHLFLGIGHKWEPYFDIYRYLRVYSDRVIPRFLPVATDEGGNLLYLSCNDSDYGHVYFWDHELEAEDDAPPTTENITFVAPDFRVFFDNLQPR from the coding sequence ATGAGCATCGGATTCATAGAGGTATTTCCACCAGCAACTGCCGACCAGATCATCGGCCTAGAACAGCATGTCGGTAGTCCAATCCCGCCGGCATTCCGTGCGTTCCTCGGGGCGAACAACGGTGGGCAACCGTATCCCAATTACCTGAGAACCAACCACGATGTCAGTGTCCACCTGTTCCTTGGGATCGGCCACAAGTGGGAGCCCTACTTCGATATCTACCGCTACCTGCGCGTCTACTCGGACCGCGTGATTCCCAGGTTTCTTCCCGTTGCCACGGACGAGGGTGGCAACCTCCTCTACCTGTCCTGTAATGACAGCGACTATGGTCACGTCTACTTCTGGGACCACGAGCTCGAAGCCGAAGACGACGCGCCGCCTACGACGGAGAACATTACCTTCGTTGCCCCCGATTTCCGGGTCTTCTTCGATAACCTCCAACCGCGGTGA
- the pstB gene encoding phosphate ABC transporter ATP-binding protein PstB, with protein MAKRIDVSGLHVYYGDFLAVEDVSMTIEPRSVTAFIGSSGCGKSTFLRTLNRMHEVTPGARAEGKVMLDDLDIYGPDVDPVAVRREIGMVFQRPNPFPTMSIYDNVIAGAKLNNNRLSKSVADDLVESSLRGANLWDEVKDRLNRPGAGLSGGQQQRLCIARAIAVEPAVLLMDEPCSALDPISTLAIEDLISKLKENFTIVIVTHNMQQAARVSDQTAFFNLAGTGKPGKLIEMDETNKIFTKPEKKETENYITGRFG; from the coding sequence GTGGCCAAGAGAATTGACGTCTCCGGACTGCACGTCTACTACGGCGACTTCCTCGCCGTCGAGGACGTGTCGATGACCATCGAGCCCCGCTCGGTGACCGCCTTCATCGGCTCCTCCGGCTGCGGCAAGTCGACCTTCCTGCGCACCCTCAACCGCATGCACGAGGTGACCCCGGGCGCCCGGGCCGAGGGCAAGGTCATGCTCGACGACCTGGACATCTACGGCCCCGATGTGGACCCGGTGGCGGTCCGCCGGGAGATCGGCATGGTCTTCCAGCGACCCAACCCGTTCCCCACCATGTCGATCTACGACAACGTCATCGCGGGCGCGAAGCTGAACAACAACCGGCTGAGCAAGAGCGTCGCCGACGACCTCGTCGAGAGCTCCCTGCGCGGCGCCAACCTGTGGGACGAGGTCAAGGACCGGCTGAACCGCCCTGGAGCGGGCCTGTCGGGCGGCCAGCAGCAGCGCCTCTGCATCGCCCGCGCCATCGCCGTCGAACCGGCGGTGCTGCTCATGGACGAGCCGTGTTCCGCGCTCGACCCGATCTCGACCCTGGCGATCGAGGACCTGATCTCCAAGCTCAAGGAGAACTTCACGATCGTCATCGTCACCCACAACATGCAGCAGGCGGCCCGCGTCAGCGACCAGACGGCCTTCTTCAACCTTGCCGGCACCGGCAAGCCCGGCAAGCTGATCGAGATGGACGAGACCAACAAGATCTTCACCAAGCCGGAGAAGAAGGAGACCGAGAACTACATCACCGGCCGCTTCGGGTAA
- a CDS encoding HNH endonuclease, which produces MVIRRPHHLLAGSHHSRHTAVEVVRSRRWTRPNGWRRCATGSSDASPNRAVVAARLQHHCLGRVPAAADQPAPHPDTRQALPVYLGIFTLAIQLGLLLRSRGVALASYLSMVVAAALWSPLIFAVQLAVMTAFGWTSHDDESSVWVAGPTEEVLKLAPLAAVLIFARNRAARFGIADHILLGAACGAGFGLAENVSRGLGGSGGPSLLSVLTTMEDGVGHTYSLFTLFPGWTSDTSIESSGHAVWTALLAGGIGIARRYGRVLWSPLVLALLGWVCLDHMAWNEQAGLLSAGLLPEPAQTLHAWLGSGFAARPALLAMILLAVWLDYRTLAKVHQGLPPIPGKIGTGSGPPPAFVLAILTELGLQWRMLRRAPLMYPQATAFVRARRELGYGLHRAAGHPRRDAPPLRLMWQTGARLHNAVAIGVALIITGAAVLAVMQGDPVAAHAFLAPQLESLADWWNGLSPGGQFLVTAGGVAGLMLIPGVGFMAAVGAATTATGVAASGRDIARAIRDKAPGALAAHLAIAVFVGRLRPATVVKVNGRWPINSQWAGKEYRDFRRYPQELYEKYGPVRFTDRGYPDFSPNARFTVDVPTTGKRSTDFRLANQAAGLPATPKGWTWHHVEDGRTMHLIPYELHDAVKHSGGIANSR; this is translated from the coding sequence GTGGTCATCCGCCGCCCCCACCACCTCCTGGCTGGCAGCCACCACAGCCGCCACACGGCGGTGGAGGTGGTGCGGAGCCGCCGTTGGACACGGCCGAATGGCTGGCGGCGCTGCGCGACCGGCTCGTCCGACGCTTCCCCGAACCGCGCGGTGGTTGCGGCGCGCCTACAACATCACTGCCTGGGCCGCGTTCCCGCTGCTGCTGATCAACCTGCTCCTCATCCCGATACCCGACAGGCGCTGCCGGTCTATCTGGGGATCTTCACGCTGGCCATCCAGTTGGGCCTGCTGCTGCGTTCCCGCGGGGTGGCGCTGGCTTCCTACCTGTCCATGGTCGTGGCCGCAGCACTGTGGTCACCGCTAATCTTCGCCGTGCAGCTGGCTGTCATGACCGCCTTCGGCTGGACCAGCCACGACGACGAATCGTCAGTATGGGTGGCAGGCCCGACAGAGGAGGTACTCAAGCTCGCCCCCCTGGCCGCGGTGCTGATATTCGCCCGCAACCGCGCCGCCCGCTTCGGCATTGCCGACCACATCCTGCTGGGTGCGGCCTGCGGGGCGGGTTTCGGACTGGCCGAGAACGTCTCCCGCGGCCTGGGCGGGTCGGGCGGCCCCAGCCTGTTGAGCGTCCTCACCACCATGGAGGACGGTGTCGGCCACACCTACTCCCTGTTCACCCTCTTCCCCGGTTGGACCTCCGACACCAGCATCGAAAGTTCCGGGCACGCAGTGTGGACCGCGCTGTTAGCCGGCGGTATCGGGATTGCCCGACGCTACGGACGCGTGCTGTGGTCCCCACTGGTGCTGGCACTGTTGGGCTGGGTGTGCCTGGACCACATGGCGTGGAACGAGCAGGCCGGCCTGCTCAGCGCCGGGCTCCTGCCCGAGCCAGCACAGACGCTGCACGCGTGGCTGGGGTCGGGGTTCGCTGCCCGCCCCGCACTGCTCGCCATGATTCTGCTGGCGGTCTGGCTCGACTATCGCACCCTGGCCAAGGTCCATCAGGGGCTGCCCCCGATCCCGGGAAAGATCGGTACGGGAAGCGGCCCGCCTCCGGCGTTCGTCCTGGCGATCCTCACTGAGCTCGGCCTGCAGTGGCGAATGCTGCGGCGGGCGCCGTTGATGTATCCCCAGGCGACGGCCTTTGTCCGCGCACGCCGCGAGCTGGGGTACGGACTTCACCGCGCCGCAGGACATCCCCGGCGCGACGCCCCGCCGCTCCGGCTGATGTGGCAGACCGGCGCCCGTCTGCACAACGCAGTCGCCATCGGGGTGGCGCTGATTATCACGGGCGCGGCTGTGCTGGCGGTCATGCAGGGCGATCCCGTGGCAGCGCACGCCTTCCTGGCCCCGCAACTGGAAAGCCTGGCCGACTGGTGGAACGGGCTCAGCCCTGGAGGGCAGTTCCTGGTCACCGCCGGTGGTGTCGCCGGGTTGATGCTCATCCCCGGCGTGGGCTTCATGGCCGCGGTCGGAGCCGCCACGACTGCTACCGGTGTTGCGGCCAGTGGGCGTGACATCGCCCGTGCCATTCGTGACAAGGCCCCTGGAGCCCTTGCTGCGCACCTGGCGATCGCCGTCTTCGTGGGGCGGCTCCGGCCCGCCACAGTAGTCAAAGTCAACGGCCGGTGGCCGATCAACTCCCAATGGGCCGGAAAGGAGTATCGTGACTTCCGGCGATACCCCCAGGAGCTCTATGAAAAGTACGGCCCCGTACGGTTTACAGATAGAGGATATCCTGACTTCAGTCCGAACGCGCGGTTCACAGTTGATGTGCCGACAACCGGAAAGCGGTCCACAGATTTCAGGCTTGCCAATCAGGCGGCGGGACTTCCGGCAACTCCGAAGGGGTGGACATGGCATCACGTCGAGGACGGCCGAACCATGCACTTGATTCCCTACGAACTGCATGACGCGGTTAAGCATAGCGGTGGTATAGCGAACAGCAGATGA
- a CDS encoding DUF47 domain-containing protein, with product MRLRLTPRDDSYYEMFADSANNLVIAARLLVELISDGADRDAISEKMRACEHAGDERTHAIMRRLNESFVTPFDREDIYRLASSLDDVMDSMDAAVDLIGLYGLDRLPKGIIDQVEVLERAAELTAEAMPRLRSMKDLTRYWIEINQLENQADQIYRRLLARLFSGEYDALTVLKLKDVIEELETAADAFEHVANTVESIAVKES from the coding sequence GTGCGTCTGCGCCTGACACCGCGCGATGACAGCTACTACGAGATGTTCGCCGACTCGGCGAACAACCTGGTGATCGCGGCGCGTCTGCTGGTTGAACTGATCAGTGACGGCGCCGACCGCGATGCCATCAGCGAGAAGATGCGTGCCTGCGAACACGCCGGGGATGAGCGTACCCACGCGATCATGCGGCGGCTGAACGAGAGCTTCGTGACGCCGTTCGACCGCGAGGACATCTACCGGCTGGCCTCGTCCCTGGACGATGTCATGGACTCCATGGACGCGGCGGTCGACCTCATCGGCCTCTACGGACTGGACCGCCTTCCCAAGGGCATCATCGACCAGGTCGAAGTGCTGGAACGGGCGGCGGAGCTGACCGCCGAGGCGATGCCCCGGCTGCGCTCGATGAAGGACCTCACGCGGTACTGGATCGAGATCAACCAGCTGGAGAACCAGGCGGACCAGATCTACCGGAGGCTGCTGGCGCGCCTGTTCAGCGGCGAGTACGACGCCCTCACTGTCCTCAAGCTCAAGGACGTCATCGAGGAGTTGGAGACCGCGGCCGACGCGTTCGAACACGTCGCCAACACGGTCGAGAGCATCGCGGTGAAGGAGTCCTGA
- the purF gene encoding amidophosphoribosyltransferase, whose translation MAQSDGRLSMDIDPLERGPQDACGVFGVWAPGEEVSKLTYFGLYALQHRGQESAGIALSDGERILVYKDMGLVSQVFNEATLDSLRGDLAIGHCRYSTTGSPVWENAQPTFYTARDGGLALAHNGNLINTPELAAMLPSDRLGATTDTEVLTNLLAESGRTIEEAALDLLPQVKGAFSLVFMDETTLYAARDPQGIRPFVLGRLEGGGWAVASETAALDIVGATVVREIEPGEMITADERGIRSIRFAAAAPKGCLFEYVYLARPDTTIAGRNVNSTRVEVGRRLAKEHPADADLVIPVPESGTPAAVGYAEGSGIPFAQGLVKNSYVGRTFIQPSQTLRELGIRLKLNPLREVIEGKRLVVVDDSIVRGNTQRALVRMLREAGAAEVHVRISSPPVLWPCYYGVDFATKAELIAGNLSNEEIRESINADSLAYIALDELIAATHVPKNRLCRACFDGVYPIEVDEDSRGKYLLEKSCGTREPLTSGASTK comes from the coding sequence GTGGCGCAATCCGACGGCCGGCTCTCCATGGACATCGATCCCCTCGAACGAGGACCGCAGGACGCCTGTGGTGTTTTCGGGGTCTGGGCGCCCGGCGAAGAAGTCAGCAAGCTCACCTATTTCGGTCTCTACGCGCTGCAGCATCGCGGCCAGGAGTCCGCAGGGATCGCCCTGAGCGACGGCGAGCGCATCCTCGTCTACAAGGACATGGGGCTGGTGTCCCAGGTCTTCAACGAGGCGACGCTCGACTCGCTCCGCGGCGATCTGGCCATCGGCCACTGCCGCTATTCCACGACCGGCTCCCCGGTCTGGGAGAACGCGCAGCCGACGTTCTACACGGCGCGCGACGGAGGGCTCGCCCTCGCCCACAACGGCAACCTGATCAACACGCCCGAGCTCGCGGCGATGCTGCCGAGCGACCGGCTCGGCGCCACCACCGACACCGAGGTCCTGACCAACCTCCTCGCGGAGAGCGGGCGCACCATCGAGGAGGCGGCGCTCGACCTGCTCCCGCAGGTAAAGGGGGCGTTCTCCCTCGTCTTCATGGACGAGACGACGCTGTACGCGGCGCGGGACCCGCAGGGCATCCGCCCGTTCGTCCTCGGCCGCCTGGAGGGCGGCGGCTGGGCCGTCGCCAGCGAGACCGCCGCCCTCGACATCGTGGGCGCCACCGTGGTCCGCGAGATCGAGCCCGGCGAGATGATCACGGCCGACGAGCGCGGCATCCGCTCGATACGCTTCGCCGCGGCCGCCCCCAAGGGCTGCCTGTTCGAGTACGTCTACCTCGCCCGCCCCGACACCACCATCGCCGGCCGCAACGTCAACTCCACCCGCGTCGAGGTGGGCCGCCGCCTCGCCAAGGAGCACCCGGCCGACGCCGACCTGGTGATCCCGGTTCCGGAATCGGGAACTCCCGCAGCCGTCGGGTACGCCGAGGGCAGCGGCATCCCCTTCGCCCAGGGGCTGGTGAAGAACTCCTACGTGGGCCGCACCTTCATCCAGCCCAGCCAGACCCTCCGGGAGCTCGGCATCCGGCTCAAGCTCAACCCGCTGCGAGAGGTCATCGAGGGCAAGCGGCTGGTCGTCGTCGACGACTCCATCGTGCGCGGCAACACCCAGCGCGCCCTGGTCCGCATGCTGCGCGAGGCCGGCGCCGCCGAGGTGCACGTGCGCATCTCCAGCCCGCCGGTGCTGTGGCCCTGCTACTACGGCGTCGACTTCGCCACCAAGGCCGAGCTGATCGCCGGGAACCTCAGCAACGAGGAGATCCGCGAGTCCATCAACGCCGACTCGCTGGCCTACATCGCGTTGGACGAGCTCATCGCCGCCACGCACGTGCCCAAGAACCGCCTCTGCCGCGCCTGCTTCGACGGCGTGTACCCCATCGAGGTCGACGAGGACTCCCGCGGCAAGTACCTGCTGGAGAAGTCCTGCGGCACGCGCGAGCCGCTGACGTCGGGCGCGAGCACGAAGTAG